TTCCCCCGCCGCGATCGCTTCCAGGATCGAGTAATGCACTTCGGCATCGGGAACGAAGGCATCGAACACGTGCGCGCCCTCGTCGTACAGGCGAGCGCCGGGCGCCAGCACGTGACGCGCGACGTTCTCGGCCAGTGAGAGCTCCGGCTCGATCACCGAAACCTGTCCCGGCAGGCCTCCGAAAATCCCATACATCTGCATCCGGTCGGCCGGCGACCACGCAGGAGCGAAGGCCGCGGCATCATGATACGAGAACGGCCGCACCTGGATCTGCCGCGTGCGACGGCCGAACAGCGGCTGATCGGCTTCGGTCAGCCGCCTCATCGCGCTGATGTGCGATCCACTGAGCACCAGCTTGATCCGGGAGCCGGCGAACGCGTGGTCCCATGCGTGCTGGACCAGTGACGGCAGGGCCGGGGCTGCATCGGCCAGGTAGGGGAACTCGTCCAGGACCAGCATCAGCGGCTTGCCCGCCGCGCGCTCCACCAGGTACTCGAACAGGTCCTCCCAGGGGACCGCGCCCACCCGGCGCAGCGCCGCGTCCCCGAAGTGCTCGCCGATGACGCGCGTGAGCGTCGCCAGCTGCTCCCGTTCCGTCCGCCTGGTGGCCTGGAAGTAGATGCCTTCCACCGCCGAGGCGAAGCGCGTGAGCAGAAAGCTCTTCCCCGCCCGCCGCCGCCCGATGACGATGGCCAGCTCCGGGCGCGGAGAGCGGAAACAGGCCGCCAGCTCCGCCCACTCGGCCTCACGATCGATGATGTCGCCCGGCTTCTCCATACATGCCTCTCGGACCGCAGTCACTTACATTATTGTAACTTACACGATTGTAACTTACTCCGGTGTAATCTACAAGCGTCAGAGCGCATGCGCTTTTGGGTACGAAACGAGGTCACAGAAGGTGAATCCTTCCGTGACCTCCATAACACTCCGTGTGAACCACCGCCCGCGATCAGACGCGCGGGTCCTCTGGCGGGATGGGCGGCACCCCCGAGTCGTCCGCCGCGTCCAGCGGGTCGTGCGTGACCGGCTGGTTCTCCTCGAGCGCCTTGGGCCAGATC
The sequence above is a segment of the Longimicrobium sp. genome. Coding sequences within it:
- a CDS encoding ATP-binding protein — protein: MEKPGDIIDREAEWAELAACFRSPRPELAIVIGRRRAGKSFLLTRFASAVEGIYFQATRRTEREQLATLTRVIGEHFGDAALRRVGAVPWEDLFEYLVERAAGKPLMLVLDEFPYLADAAPALPSLVQHAWDHAFAGSRIKLVLSGSHISAMRRLTEADQPLFGRRTRQIQVRPFSYHDAAAFAPAWSPADRMQMYGIFGGLPGQVSVIEPELSLAENVARHVLAPGARLYDEGAHVFDAFVPDAEVHYSILEAIAAGETRWNKISSRVGKSTASLKRPLDWLVEMDVVRREAPITQYPNPSPKTIRYRVTDPYLVFWYRVILDLRSRGFAELRSPEDLWTAEVQPRLDGHMGPVFEEACRAFVARGRHPGLPFKPVQVGNWWTEDGQEEVDVVALGPAGEVLLGECKWGTVSSTDLDTLQRRGALIAAELKRAGPITFALFSGRGSQDSALNRRISAGEALHLSAAELFA